Proteins from a single region of Punica granatum isolate Tunisia-2019 chromosome 8, ASM765513v2, whole genome shotgun sequence:
- the LOC116188856 gene encoding uncharacterized protein LOC116188856: MEDLSINVRREVVRYRRSRGGYQRLGGMGREDPAASTEWRLRRFRFRLRLKPRLKLLLRLSSAKKLFAWMRDAYVRMMLGFAESQLLGSGYGGDAAIDKFGRVPRKEYDQKVIIEVYRSLVMAQGQLVPRQAANLGAAVVDRP, translated from the coding sequence ATGGAAGATTTGTCCATAAATGTGAGAAGAGAGGTGGTCCGTTACAGGCGGAGCAGAGGCGGCTACCAGCGGCTTGGCGGCATGGGCCGAGAGGACCCAGCTGCCTCCACAGAGTGGAGGCTGCGGCGGTTTCGCTTCCGCCTCAGGCTTAAGCCGAGGCTGAAGCTGCTGCTCCGGCTATCATCTGCCAAGAAGCTGTTTGCTTGGATGCGGGATGCATATGTGAGGATGATGCTGGGATTTGCCGAGTCACAGCTGCTCGGGTCGGGGTACGGAGGAGATGCCGCTATTGACAAGTTCGGAAGGGTCCCACGGAAGGAGTACGATCAAAAGGTAATTATTGAGGTGTACCGCTCGCTGGTGATGGCGCAAGGGCAGCTGGTGCCCCGCCAAGCTGCGAATCTCGGTGCCGCGGTGGTCGACCGACCGTAG
- the LOC116189049 gene encoding uncharacterized protein LOC116189049: protein MEGSSAHMCVGARGYRPRRKGYERLGGSPTRFKRAGRVEAGLALRQRSGKTSRKPIAKGFFLWLRDSYVRMMLVLAEMQLAGSYDGFEGPNIGGVFERAPPKEYDKQVLMEIFGQVRTTLGSKRVNREAGQWVRAKRIASLLSELKEEADEDFVDDLNVIGKIEEPGEKRHKSILDTNFRTGRVTSVDRCLKIRDGARSEA from the coding sequence ATGGAAGGATCCTCCGCACATATGTGCGTAGGCGCAAGGGGCTACCGCCCACGGAGGAAGGGCTATGAGCGATTGGGTGGCTCACCAACCCGATTCAAGAGGGCTGGCAGGGTGGAGGCAGGCCTGGCCCTGAGGCAGAGAAGCGGGAAGACCTCTCGGAAGCCAATTGCCAAGGGGTTCTTCCTATGGCTCCGGGACTCGTATGTGAGGATGATGCTAGTGCTCGCAGAGATGCAGCTTGCTGGCAGTTACGACGGCTTTGAAGGGCCCAACATCGGTGGGGTATTCGAGAGGGCCCCACCAAAGGAGTACGATAAGCAGGTACTCATGGAGATATTCGGGCAGGTGCGGACCACGCTTGGGTCAAAGCGGGTTAACCGTGAGGCGGGACAGTGGGTACGCGCTAAAAGGATAGCAAGTTTGCTCTCCGAGCTGAAAGAAGAAGCTGACGAGGATTTCGTAGATGATTTAAATGTCATAGGAAAAATAGAGGAGCCTGGAGAAAAGCGGCATAAGAGTATCCTTGATACAAATTTTCGAACTGGAAGAGTTACTTCCGTTGATCGTTGTCTAAAGATACGGGATGGTGCTAGATCAGAAGCGTAA
- the LOC116187534 gene encoding uncharacterized protein LOC116187534: protein MKSQLPLSSDEDEDYGRLSAASGAAYCWWRSTAAFDEYCMNENKQLPSITGLTRQVRLLRELERLALVVAGDGLDELRQKLFAYRVGDFWIPAGGIPREEMDIPAANTVLLTGFTGSGKSSLVNLMYSVLGRAGLIPFAQTSSGKSSENTTMFLQEHNVLRSVRSGFCVYDSRGFNYDNVSEGLDELSGWMSEGVHHNQPCVRPGDQGPAEEDSESFMSTSSSKYVVRRVNCVLVIVNIAEVYQAMKGGDLKPLMATKELFCFPPLRVCGEYPILITTHGDMLLPKERLEARLKITEILGISEATGMYDIVCLTEYGFLAEESDPVTAFALAETVYRALLISDRTHVPRRSPRDWALMVISWLLCFFGAIFSLLAEFCSKLGRRRCFRI, encoded by the exons ATGAAGAGCCAGCTCCCTCTGTCTAGCGACGAGGACGAGGACTATGGCCGCCTTTCAGCTGCCTCCGGCGCCGCCTACTGCTGGTGGAGGTCCACTGCGGCCTTCGACGAGTACTGCATGAACGAAAACAAGCAGCTCCCCTCCATCACCGGCCTCACGAGGCAGGTCCGGCTCCTGAGGGAGTTGGAGAGGCTGGCCCTGGTAGTGGCAGGGGACGGCCTTGACGAGCTGAGGCAGAAGCTGTTCGCGTATCGTGTGGGGGACTTCTGGATCCCTGCAGGCGGGATCCCACGGGAGGAGATGGACATCCCAGCGGCGAACACGGTGCTCCTCACGGGCTTCACCGGGTCGGGCAAGAGCTCCCTCGTCAACCTAATGTACAGCGTCCTGGGCCGCGCCGGGCTCATTCCATTTGCCCAGACTTCTTCAG GGAAATCATCAGAAAACACGACGATGTTCCTGCAAGAGCACAATGTTCTGAGGTCGGTAAGGAGCGGTTTTTGCGTGTACGACTCGAGGGGATTCAATTATGACAATGTCAGCGAGGGACTGGATGAGCTTTCCGGCTGGATGAGCGAGGGGGTCCACCATAACCAGCCGTGCGTGCGACCAGGGGATCAAGGGCCGGCGGAAGAGGATTCGGAGTCTTTCATGTCGACATCTTCTTCGAAGTACGTAGTGAGGCGAGTGAACTGTGTGCTGGTGATCGTCAATATTGCAGAAGTTTACCAGGCAATGAAGGGTGGTGATCTCAAGCCACTGATGGCAACTAAAGAGCTCTTCTGCTTTCCTCCTCTGAGAGTATGCG GCGAGTACCCGATCCTAATCACGACACATGGTGACATGTTACTGCCCAAGGAGAGGCTCGAAGCCCGGTTGAAGATCACAGAGATCCTCGGGATCTCAGAGGCCACAGGGATGTATGACATTGTGTGCCTAACGGAGTACGGGTTCTTGGCTGAGGAATCAGACCCAGTGACGGCATTTGCTCTGGCCGAAACTGTCTACCGGGCACTCCTGATCTCGGACCGGACGCATGTCCCTAGGAGGAGCCCCCGGGATTGGGCACTTATGGTGATTTCATGGCTCCTCTGCTTCTTCGGAGCCATCTTCTCGTTGCTGGCCGAGTTTTGCTCCAAACTCGGGAGGAGAAGATGCTTTAGGATATGA